The DNA window GTGGCAACGCCCAATGCACTACGCGAGCTGTTAGGCGAGAATGCGGCCCTGACCTTTGTCGCACGGCTTCATCTGGTGGATGATGAACCCATTGCCGTAGGCTACAGCCATTTTTCAGTCTTTACGCAGGAATTAACCTGGCAACAAACCGAACAGGAGACAACCTGGTCGCTGCTGGAGAAAAGTGCCCGGCAGCCGATCCTGCGATCGGAAATCGCCATCCGGCTCACTTATGCCGACAAAGCGCTTGCCGGTATTCTGCAGATCAACAAGGGGGCGCCACTGTTTCAGATGGAGCGAATCTCATGGTTCGCAGACAACCATTGTGCTGAACACACTGTGTTTTACATCATCCCGGAACGCTATGAATTCACCTGGAGTAACGGGTGAAAAAAGAAGGTGTTCGTTATCGCTAACCAGAATGATGCCATAAATGCCCGCGCGGCCTGGATGGCGATACAGCAACCAGACCACGAGTTATCCACCAAAACTAAAGAGCCGCCGTTGGTGCTGGTTTGGCATCAACATAGCGTTTAGGCGCTGATCCCGGTGTATCGTTGGCCTATGCACGGCAACACAAAAAATTATGATTTAACGTAATCGGTGTACGCATTCTGCAACGCGATATGGTCGGCAATATACTTTGCATCATGCCATACGCCATAGATAAATGAAGAAGCGCGGTTGACCAAATTCGGCAGGCCTACAAAGTAAATGCCACGTTCCGCGGAAATACCACGTTTATGAAAAGGCAAGCCGTTCTCATCGAATGCATCCACCTGCAACCAGCTGAAATCAAATTTAAACCCCGTGGCCCAAATAATATTGGTGATGCCGGCAGCGGCAATATCCAACTGTGATAGCGGATTGATCAGGCATTCTGGATCCGGCAGCAAGTGCCAGGCTTGCGGTTCTGGCGGCAAATCGAGGCCATTACGTTCAATATAGGCATCGGCATCGCGTAATACGTCAAAATAAGCTTTATCACCCTCCGCAATATTCTCCGCCAGCCCCTCGGCAAAGCTCAACATGCCGTTTTCCCAATTCTTGGTGATGCCCACCAGGGTAATACCCAGGTACGCAAGACGGCGAAAGTCAACGGTTCTGCCACCTTCATAACCACTCACCGCAAACGCCACATGCTCCTTCTTGGGTTTAATTTTCACTTCATCCCATAACCCGAGCGCGCCAAGCCACCAGCAATAGTCGCGATCGCGATACGAACGTGGCGGACGATAATGCTCACCCACCGACAAATACACGTCGCGGCCGGAATGTCTCAGCTCTTCGGCAATTTGCGTCCCGGACGCGCCGGCACCGACCACCAATACGCCGCCAGCCGGCAGCTGCCGTGGATTTTTATATGCGGAAGAATGGATCTGGTGCAGTGCCGCACTCTCCGGCACAATCTTCGGAAATGACGGTTTCTGGAATGGCCCGGTAGCCGCTACCACATTGGCCGCTTCAAACTCCCCCGCCGAGGTGATGACGTTAAAACCGCTGCGCCCCGACAGGCGCGTGACCCGGTAGACGTCGACACCGGTACGTACCGGCGCGTTGAGCATTTTGACGTAATCTTCGAAATATTGCGCCATGCGCGCTTTAGGCGGGAAAGCTTCCTGGGAAAGATCATCGAATTTCAGCGATGGGAAGCGATCATGCCAGGCGGGGCCATTGGCAACCAGCGAATCCCAGCGTTCAGAACGCCAGCGTTCAGCAATGCGGCTGCGCTCTAATACGGTATGCGGTACGCCCATAAGTGAAAGATGCTCACTCATCGCAATACCGGCCTGACCCGCACCGACAATCACGGTATTGATTTTTTCTACTAGCATATGGAATCCCTAAATATAATCGACCCCAATCTTTTCATTGCTGATCATCATCGGGTGTCGTATTAATGATAATCAGGATATTTAAATACAGTGTTCAGGAAAAATAAGGCACTGGTGGAATCAATCAGTGCCCTGCTTCAACATTCAATACCTTCCCTAATCCTAAAAACTTGTTGGCAACAATTAATATCACCGCTGTCACGGTAATATAAATTACCGAAAGTGCCGCCAGAGTCGGATCGGCAAATTCACGCACATAGTTGTACATGGCAACCGGCAAGGTCTGCGTCGCCTGCGTGGTAATAAATAGCGAAGCCGTGAATTCATTGAAAGAAAGAATGGCTGCAAACATCCAGCCACCAAACAGCCCAGGTAGAATCAGCGGTATGGTGATGGTCCACACCACGCGCAGCGGCGATGCGCCGAGACTTGCGGC is part of the Gibbsiella quercinecans genome and encodes:
- a CDS encoding GntR family transcriptional regulator, which gives rise to MTLVRENLTSLYRQIADTLQQEIAAGLYQPSGKLPSESALEQRFGVSRVTVRLALKSLTENGLVERKQGKGTYVSGKKVAHGIHIMRSFHESLKQQGLNATMRLLQRKTVATPNALRELLGENAALTFVARLHLVDDEPIAVGYSHFSVFTQELTWQQTEQETTWSLLEKSARQPILRSEIAIRLTYADKALAGILQINKGAPLFQMERISWFADNHCAEHTVFYIIPERYEFTWSNG
- a CDS encoding flavin-containing monooxygenase, which encodes MLVEKINTVIVGAGQAGIAMSEHLSLMGVPHTVLERSRIAERWRSERWDSLVANGPAWHDRFPSLKFDDLSQEAFPPKARMAQYFEDYVKMLNAPVRTGVDVYRVTRLSGRSGFNVITSAGEFEAANVVAATGPFQKPSFPKIVPESAALHQIHSSAYKNPRQLPAGGVLVVGAGASGTQIAEELRHSGRDVYLSVGEHYRPPRSYRDRDYCWWLGALGLWDEVKIKPKKEHVAFAVSGYEGGRTVDFRRLAYLGITLVGITKNWENGMLSFAEGLAENIAEGDKAYFDVLRDADAYIERNGLDLPPEPQAWHLLPDPECLINPLSQLDIAAAGITNIIWATGFKFDFSWLQVDAFDENGLPFHKRGISAERGIYFVGLPNLVNRASSFIYGVWHDAKYIADHIALQNAYTDYVKS